The following are encoded together in the Robertmurraya sp. FSL R5-0851 genome:
- a CDS encoding SDR family oxidoreductase, giving the protein MYNEKIVIITGGASGIGAGIVHAFYEAGAKVVIADYNTENGKQAEKKYNCERVSFFETDVSNEQSVVSLVTFVMERYGRVDILINNAGISSFSNFYEMTVEQWDRVINTNLKGVFLCSREVAKVIEEGGSIVNISSTRANMSEPHSEAYAASKGGIVALTHALAATLSEKKVRVNCISPGWIETNHYDELREIDHSQHFSRRVGKPSDIARGCLFLCDPNNDFITGTNMTIDGGMTKKMIYEE; this is encoded by the coding sequence ATGTATAATGAAAAAATCGTAATTATTACAGGTGGTGCCAGTGGTATTGGTGCTGGAATTGTTCATGCTTTTTATGAAGCTGGTGCAAAGGTAGTTATTGCTGATTACAATACAGAAAATGGTAAGCAAGCAGAGAAGAAATATAACTGTGAGAGGGTAAGTTTTTTTGAAACTGATGTTTCAAACGAGCAATCAGTTGTTTCTTTGGTTACTTTTGTAATGGAGAGATACGGTCGAGTGGATATTCTGATTAATAATGCAGGTATTTCCTCTTTTTCAAATTTCTACGAAATGACCGTGGAACAATGGGATAGAGTAATAAATACCAATTTAAAGGGTGTTTTCCTCTGTTCGAGGGAGGTTGCCAAGGTGATTGAAGAAGGAGGATCGATCGTTAATATCTCTTCAACTAGGGCCAATATGTCCGAACCACATTCGGAAGCATATGCAGCATCAAAAGGTGGAATTGTAGCATTGACCCATGCATTAGCAGCTACATTATCTGAAAAGAAAGTGAGAGTCAATTGCATAAGTCCAGGTTGGATAGAAACGAATCATTACGATGAGCTTCGTGAAATCGACCATTCACAGCATTTTTCTAGAAGGGTTGGTAAGCCAAGTGACATTGCGCGAGGATGTTTATTCTTATGTGACCCGAATAATGATTTCATTACTGGTACAAATATGACCATTGATGGAGGAATGACGAAAAAGATGATTTACGAGGAGTAA